Proteins found in one Odocoileus virginianus isolate 20LAN1187 ecotype Illinois chromosome 10, Ovbor_1.2, whole genome shotgun sequence genomic segment:
- the UBE2L6 gene encoding ubiquitin/ISG15-conjugating enzyme E2 L6 isoform X2, with amino-acid sequence MPRAPRPAGLRTRKRSCSQAPEPTGARARPTPRWPGPGGRSRAERGRGPWGRGPGAGRAETAGRSPVWLVPRSPALGAKMTASKRVAKERPPYNLKAFSVCISFPREYPFQPPTVKFTTRIYHPNVDRDGRVCLPIISKKNWKASTRICQVLEALNVLVNQPEPGEPVRLELAEQLTQDPELFDRTAQEFTLQFGVDRPS; translated from the exons ATGCCGCGCGCTCCCAGGCCCGCCGGGCTCCGGACAAGAAAACGCTCGTGCTCCCAGGCTCCGGAGCCCACTGGGGCCCGGGCGCGCCCCACTCCTCGGTGGCCCGGCCCCGGTGGGCGGAGCAGAGCGGAGCGCGGGCGGGGCCCCTGGGGGCGCGGCCCCGGAGCGGGGCGCGCCGAGACCGCGGGCCGCTCCCCAGTCTGGCTCGTCCCCCGGAGTCCAGCTCTCGGTGCCAAGATGACGGCGAGCAAGCGGGTGGCGAAG GAGAGGCCACCCTACAACCTCAAGGCCTTCAGCGTGTGCATCAGTTTCCCCAGGGAGTACCCGTTCCAACCCCCGACAGTGAAATTCACCACCAGGATCTACCACCCCAACGTGGACAGGGACGGGAGGGTGTGCCTGCCCATCATCAGCAAGAAGAACTGGAAAGCCAGCACCAGGATCTGCCAAG TCTTGGAGGCCCTCAACGTGCTGGTGAATCAACCGGAGCCAGGAGAGCCCGTTCGGCTAGAGCTCGCGGAGCAGCTGACACAGGACCCAGAGCTGTTTGACCGGACGGCCCAAGAGTTCACCCTACAGTTTGGAGTGGACCGGCCCTCCTAA
- the UBE2L6 gene encoding ubiquitin/ISG15-conjugating enzyme E2 L6 isoform X1, with amino-acid sequence MPRAPRPAGLRTRKRSCSQAPEPTGARARPTPRWPGPGGRSRAERGRGPWGRGPGAGRAETAGRSPVWLVPRSPALGAKMTASKRVAKELEELQKQLPRYLRNLRSEDDDVLVWHALLLPERPPYNLKAFSVCISFPREYPFQPPTVKFTTRIYHPNVDRDGRVCLPIISKKNWKASTRICQVLEALNVLVNQPEPGEPVRLELAEQLTQDPELFDRTAQEFTLQFGVDRPS; translated from the exons ATGCCGCGCGCTCCCAGGCCCGCCGGGCTCCGGACAAGAAAACGCTCGTGCTCCCAGGCTCCGGAGCCCACTGGGGCCCGGGCGCGCCCCACTCCTCGGTGGCCCGGCCCCGGTGGGCGGAGCAGAGCGGAGCGCGGGCGGGGCCCCTGGGGGCGCGGCCCCGGAGCGGGGCGCGCCGAGACCGCGGGCCGCTCCCCAGTCTGGCTCGTCCCCCGGAGTCCAGCTCTCGGTGCCAAGATGACGGCGAGCAAGCGGGTGGCGAAG gaGCTGGAGGAACTCCAGAAGCAGCTGCCCCGGTACCTGCGGAACCTGCGCAGCGAGGACGACGACGTGCTGGTGTGGCACGCGCTCCTGCTGCCG GAGAGGCCACCCTACAACCTCAAGGCCTTCAGCGTGTGCATCAGTTTCCCCAGGGAGTACCCGTTCCAACCCCCGACAGTGAAATTCACCACCAGGATCTACCACCCCAACGTGGACAGGGACGGGAGGGTGTGCCTGCCCATCATCAGCAAGAAGAACTGGAAAGCCAGCACCAGGATCTGCCAAG TCTTGGAGGCCCTCAACGTGCTGGTGAATCAACCGGAGCCAGGAGAGCCCGTTCGGCTAGAGCTCGCGGAGCAGCTGACACAGGACCCAGAGCTGTTTGACCGGACGGCCCAAGAGTTCACCCTACAGTTTGGAGTGGACCGGCCCTCCTAA
- the UBE2L6 gene encoding ubiquitin/ISG15-conjugating enzyme E2 L6 isoform X3, with product MEASADKERQTQKGFLVDLEERPPYNLKAFSVCISFPREYPFQPPTVKFTTRIYHPNVDRDGRVCLPIISKKNWKASTRICQVLEALNVLVNQPEPGEPVRLELAEQLTQDPELFDRTAQEFTLQFGVDRPS from the exons aTGGAAGCGTCCGCAGACAAAGAGCGTCAAACACAAAAAGGCTTCCTTGTTgacttagag GAGAGGCCACCCTACAACCTCAAGGCCTTCAGCGTGTGCATCAGTTTCCCCAGGGAGTACCCGTTCCAACCCCCGACAGTGAAATTCACCACCAGGATCTACCACCCCAACGTGGACAGGGACGGGAGGGTGTGCCTGCCCATCATCAGCAAGAAGAACTGGAAAGCCAGCACCAGGATCTGCCAAG TCTTGGAGGCCCTCAACGTGCTGGTGAATCAACCGGAGCCAGGAGAGCCCGTTCGGCTAGAGCTCGCGGAGCAGCTGACACAGGACCCAGAGCTGTTTGACCGGACGGCCCAAGAGTTCACCCTACAGTTTGGAGTGGACCGGCCCTCCTAA